Within the Prevotella scopos JCM 17725 genome, the region ACGTGCCTTACGTGATATATCGTCCAGCTGAGTGGATGTCTGACGAGCAACCGTCAGAACATTACCACTATCTGCTTGTAGTTTGATTAAAAACTTAAGTACGCTGTCCATTAGAGTCTTTTTCTATTTTTCTAATCTCTTTGAGTGCGCTGAGTGTTGATGCCCATTTCTCGTCTGGCAGGAGTTCAGGGTCAATGCTTAGATAGTAGCGTAGCATTGTATCTATGAAGATAATATCCTGGGCGTTGTCAAAGTCATCAACCCCGGCCTCCTCTAAAGTTTTTTTATCTCAGCCTCCTTTACCTTCAAGACCTCATCCATCTTGGCAACTACTGCCATGAAGAGTTCATCATCGGTTTTGATTTCCTCATCACCAGCAACCCAGAGTTGCTTCAACATGACTTCGCTCATCTTGATAGGGTCTTTGATTACGCTGGCATAGCTCAGGTCTTGACGTGTAGGCTTATGCAACACACAAGACTTGCCCTCTACGCTGATTTCAAACAAATCACCATGCGTGGCCTTCCACTTATTAATGTCTTCTGTTGAATATTTCATATCTTTGATGTTAATTGTTATAAACTCTTCTGATCAATGTAGATGAATGGCAGTGACTTCTCTTGGAACTTGTCACCTTGCTTCCATTCTGTCTGATCTTCCGTCAACTCCACACCTTTGAGAATGTCTGTTGTGATAGGATCACCGTTTTCAGGATTCCCATAAGCAACAACGATATCAAAGCTCATATTGAGGATATTGCCATTAGCAGCACTCTTCAAAGCTTGATACTCACTCTGCAGTAGGGTAAGTTCGCCACTATAGTCTACATTGCCATGCTGAATGCCATGAGGCTTATTACCCTTAGCATACAGCAGTTCCTTCTCTTGCTTCGAGCCATATTTCACACCTCGAAGTCCAGTTACAGGCCTACCTGCAACAACTACGGTCACATCTGACCACTCGTATTCCTTAGTATTTACCATGTCTATACTGTTGTTACTTGAAAACCAAGGTTGACATCAACATAGCGTGCATAACCGAATGGACGAACCTTCAATGTCATTTCAACCTTTGAAGTCGCAACCACATTCTGTTTTGGATCTATGTAACAAGAACAACCTTCGCCGTTATTACCGGCACTCAACTCTCCTGCAGCGGTCATAGAACGATTAATAGCGTTCTCTACAGTCTGCTGCCAGCTTGTAATAACCCCTGTCTGCATTGTGCCGTCAGAATTGATTTCCAACTCATCCAGCATCATATCCAACAAGGTGTTATAGGCAATACGATAAGCCTTATCAATGACACGACGGTTTGACAGATGAGCATAATCATCAGTCTCGACACAAGCCAATCGATCGTCAGCAAAGAAGTAACCACTGCGTCCGACATACTTTCGTGCCGTGATATAACCCTTATCATGGATAGAAGAGATAACTTCACTATCCTCTTCTACCTTCTTTTTGCCTACATAGAGCAGAGTTGTTTTCAATGCTCCATTCTTGACACGACCAATATTACGCTGTACAGGAAGACTTGCTAAGCGACCAGCTAAAGTACCGACACATGCACCCTGTGAGTCAACTTCCGTGTCACCCAACAGAACACCGACACGATTGTACGTTTCGTTGCTAAGGTCTTTCAGCGTTGTACCTGTATAACCACGTCCTTCCAAGATAAAGAACAATGGAGCATATAGGTCTGTTGTAGACCATTCAGCCATCTGTTGTGCCTTTGCTAATGCGGTGAACACATCTGCATCCAAGCCATCTGTAGCAGATGCTTTTGTTGCATTGTCACGTGCTACGAAGACACCACGCAATACACCATTCTGACTAACAATAAGTTTCTTTACTGCTCCAGTCTGGCGGTCGCAGAGTTCCGTCATACTCTTAGCCTTATCAACTCCGAAGATTACCAGTTTGGTACCATTCTCAGCCTCTGTGTAGAAGTCTGAGATATGCTTATAAAGTCTGGCGTTATTAGCTGCAGTGATACCGAGTGCCGTCAGACTGTCCATACTCTGAATAGTGTAAGCACGTTCCAAAGCAAACGAGTCATTGATAGCAGTCGCACTACATACCAAGGCGAACAGGCCGTCGGGACTTTCCCCGACGGTGCCCAGTAGGCCATTCATGTATCTGATTCTAATTCTCGGTAACATGACTCAAAAGTTAAGCGGTTAAAGATTCTGCGAGAAGGTAGACACCCTTCTTGTCGTAGCGACGAACGCAACCACCGGTACGGAGCAAGAAAGAGTAGATATCACCATAGTACAGTGGATTATCAGTTGAGTCAAACATCTTGACTTCACCCATAGCACGACTGACAGAATTCTCGTGCCAAGCAAGAGCAGCTGCAAGTTCGTCTGCGGTATCTTGCTTATCCCAGCTAAGAACCTTCTTTGTGCCGTTATTAAGGCGAAGAACTCGACTTCTTTTCATGATGTTGAAGCCATAGAGATTTCCAAGGATACCCTTCTGCTGGTCAGCAGAGTTAAGGAACATAAACTGATCCTTTTCAGCAAGGTCTGCTAACAAGTCAGCATACATAAACGCGTCAAGCAAGAGGTAACGTCCCTGCTCTGGAACATTGTCTGCATCCATAGCAGTCATAAGCTTACGAACATCTGCCTTACAGATAGACTTACGCATACCTGTAGCAGCAGACGATGTATGAGCTGTGGTTTTGCTTGTACCTGACGTACTGATGATGTTTTTAGTATCAACACCCTGACCCCAACGATCAAGCAAATTGAGATGAGCAGCCTCTTGCAACTGAGCGCGGTCATTACTTAAGATAGAGTTACGCTTGTTATAGCTAAGCTCCACCATGTCGATATTTGGAATGTACACTGGGTCAGTTGTCAGCTCGTCCATATCGTACTCAAGATCGTGGTCAGTACGTTGCTTGCTTGTAGCAGGCTTCTGAGTGCGGTTCCTCTCTACGTTTGAAGGAGCACCAGCGTTAGGAATGTGTACCTTGTGATTCTCAACAAACACAGAGTCGTCAACACTCTTAGAAGCAAAGGAGTTGTCAGGATAGAAGTTCTCAATAATGTCTGACTGCCAGATTTCTTTGTTTAATGCCATAGTTTCTTATCTTTTAAATTTGTATTGTATTTCTTACTCGCGGTAGTCTACACCGAACTTCTCCTTGAACTTGGCTGCAAAAAGGTCCTTGTTCTGACTCTTCAAGTCGCCAAGACGTCCAGCCTTGTCAAGTTCGTCCCAAGTCTTATTGGTGAAACTGTCGCTACTGGTACCATCTGGATTGATGTACGAAGCAGCACGAGGCTTAGGCATCTGCTTGATGCTGTTCAAGAGTTCTTCTGTAGTAGTACGGTCTGCAGCCATAAGCTTAACATAGTGTGCCTTCTGTTCTGCGGTAATACGACCTTCGCTAATTGCCTGATCAATGATAGCCTCCTGTTCCTTTGCTTCAGATAACTGAAGTTGCTGTTTGTACGAAGCATTGGCTGTTTCAAGCGCATCCACCTTAGTAGCCTTGTTTGCCAACTCTCTGACTTTGTTCACAATTGCAGCCTCATCATTGATATTGCTAAATGATGGGATGCTCTTTAATTGGTCTATTAATGCCATGTTTTGATAGTTTTTTGGTTGATTTGTCAACCTGTTATTGAAATATTGATATATCTCTTCATGAGTTTTAGGTGCAGGTTCTCCATCATCCTGCATATCGTACACTCCATCTGCAAGTTTCATCTCAACTGCTTCTTGTGCACTTATCCAGTGGTCAACCTCGTCAAAAAACTTTGTTAACACATCTTCTGTGCTCATTCCACAGCGTGCAGCAATCATACCTGCAAGGTTACGTTCAAGTTCCTCCATTACAGTAGCCATTCTACGCAGATCTGAAGCATTGCCACACGTACCACCACTTACGCTATGAAGCATGAGCTTAGCGTACGGACTCATATAGAGTGGCTTACCACAGAGAGCAATAATAGCAGCAATACTGGCAGCAACACCATCAACATATATATTAATGTCTGCCGTGGATGTGCGAAGAGCATTGTAAATGGCTATTCCGCTAAAAACATCACCACCATTGCTATTGATGCGGACATCAATTTTGTCATACTGACTTTGCAAGGCAAGTAGCTCACTGACTACTCGTCCACTGTCCACAGGCTGACCATTACCGACCTCTCCATATAAGAGGATAGCTACGGTTCCATTACCAGGTATAATGTTGAAAAAGTTTGAACTCATTATTTCAATTTTTGATGCAAATATCATGTTTTTTCTGGGAGTGACAAAATCGTAAATTCATAGCGCAAACAGCTGATTTTATGGTGCAAACAGACAGTGCTGTTATAAATAATGGATTTCAAAAAGTCCATAAAATATAAGATATTTGCAAAAGATTTAGGCAATATGACAAAGACGAATATAGACAAAAAAGGCATTGCAAAGTCTCTCTACATGGAGGGAAGTTGCACACAAGAGGAGATAGCTGCAAAAGTAGGAACTACAAGGCAAACAGTCTCTCGCTGGGTACGTGAAGGAGGTTGGGAGGAGCTGAAAGCTTCATTTACGATTACACCTGACCAGATTATAGCACAGTTTCAGAGACAGATTATTGAAATCAACAACAATATTCAAAATCGTGAAGAAGGTAAGAGGTTTGCTACAGCTCAGGAGGCCGATGCTCTTGCTAAGATCGCTGGTGCTGTCAAGAAGTTAGAAAGTGATGTTGGTGTTGCAGACTGCATCAGTGTTGCTACGCGCTTTCTGTCTTGGCTACGTCCTCTTGATATTGATGTAGCTAAGCAGTTTAACAACCTCTTTGATGCGTTCATCAAGGACCAAATGGCAAAAGCAAAATGACACAGGAAGAAAGAATTGCATTAAGGAACTGGGAAGAGTTCCATAAATCATTCACCTCTGATATGCCTGTTGAGAATGGGCTGTCAAGACGTGATATTGAACGCAGACGAAAGGAACTGGAACAAGACCCTATTAAATGGATTCAGTATTTCTTTCCCAAGTATGCTAAATATGAATTTGCACCTTTTCACGTGCGTGCTATTCGTCGTATTATTGAACACGATGAATGGTACGAAGTTCTTTCGTGGAGTCGCGAGCTTGCAAAGTCTACAGTGTCTATGTTTGTCTTGATGTATCTTGCACTCACTGGGCGTAAGAAGTTCATAGTGTTAGCTTCGGCAACTATAACTTCAGCAACACGTTTACTTACACCTTTCAGACTTAATTTTGAGAACAACCCACGTATTAAGCAATTTTATGGCATTCAACAGCTTGTAGGGCAATGGACAGAAACAGACTTCACATGTCGCTGTGGTGCTAAGTTTGTTGCACTTGGTGCTGGTAGTGCTCCACGTGGTGCAAGAAACGAAGCTGTACGACCTGACGTCATCTATCTTGATGACTATGACACAGATGAGGACTGCCGCAACCCTGAAACTCTTAAAAAGAAGTGGGATTGGTTTGAAGGTGCACTCTATCCAACACGCTCTATCTCTGAGCCAACCCTGATACTTTGGTGTGGTAATATCATTGCAAAAGACTGTTGTATTGCACGTGCTGGAGCAATAGCAAAAAACTGGGATATTGTAAACATCCGCGATAAGAGTGGAAAATCTACTTGGCCTGCAAAAAACACAGAGGAGCAGATTAATACAGTTCTTGCTGGTATATCTGCAAGAGCTGTACAAGCAGAGTACTTCAATAATCCTGTTTCAGAAGGTAAGATCTTCCGTAATCTTCCATTTGGAAAGGTTCCTGCTTTGTCTAAGTTTAAGTTCCTTATCGGATATGGAGACCCTGCGTATTCTGACAGTAAAAAGAAAGCGTCGTCAACAAAGTCTCTTTGGCTTATTGGCAAGTACAAAGGTGTCTACTACATTATCAAAGGTTTTTTAGGTCACGAGACAAATGCAAATTTCATTGGTTGGTACTTTGAGCTTGCTAAGTATGTAGGGGGCAAGGCTACGGTTTATTGGTATATAGAGAACAATAAACTACAAGACCCATTCTACGAACAGGTCTTCAAACCACTTCTACGTGAGGAACAGCAGCGTCGTAATACAAGTCTCTTTATTCGTGGCGACAGCCGAAAGAAAGCAGACAAAGCGACACGTATCGAAGCTAACCTTGAACCAATTGATCGTAATTGTCAATGGGTATTCAACGAAGAAGAAAAAGACAATCCTATGATGCAGGAGCTTATCAACCAATGCAAACTCTTTGAACTTAACTTGCCATACCCTGCTGATGGACCTGACTCTCTTGAAGGTGGAATCACAATGTTAGATGAGAAGATGGCAGAGATTGAGCCAACTATAACTATCAGTTTTCATACAATGGATGAGCAAAATCCTTATAAGATGTGATTATGAATAACTTTATCAATATAGAAGACTACGATGCAAGTATTCACCGCGAGATACTTGATGCGCTGCTGCGTAAAGAAAGTCCAACTTATGATCCTCAGATAGTTGAGATATGTGAGGATAGAGCGGTAAGTGAAATGCGAGGATATCTGAACAAGATTTATGATTGTAACGCTATCTTTTCCGCAAGAGGGGAAGATAGGCACCCTCTCATTCTTATGTTTGCACTTGATATAGCTATCTATCACATCTTTACACAACACAACCCTTATAAGATTGCGAAGATACGCCAGGACAGATATGAGCGTGCTATAGAATGGTTGAAAGGTGTAATGGGAGGAGACGTAACGATTGACGGGGCTCCATTGATGCCTGAAGATAAACTTAAAAATAATAGTCGTTGGCAGATACAAGCTGACGGCTTAAGACCAACATTGCTATGAACAGAAAGAAAAAAAATAGCCCTAAGCAAGGCAAAATAATACAAGGTGGAATGCTCGTTCCACAAGGAATGAGACAGCCAGACATCGTTCTACAGATGCCTGAGATATTCATGTTTGACATGAATGCGTATATGCAATCTGTTAAGGCTGCAAAGGGAATAGACTT harbors:
- a CDS encoding YfeC-like transcriptional regulator, which translates into the protein MTKTNIDKKGIAKSLYMEGSCTQEEIAAKVGTTRQTVSRWVREGGWEELKASFTITPDQIIAQFQRQIIEINNNIQNREEGKRFATAQEADALAKIAGAVKKLESDVGVADCISVATRFLSWLRPLDIDVAKQFNNLFDAFIKDQMAKAK
- a CDS encoding head maturation protease, ClpP-related; protein product: MSSNFFNIIPGNGTVAILLYGEVGNGQPVDSGRVVSELLALQSQYDKIDVRINSNGGDVFSGIAIYNALRTSTADINIYVDGVAASIAAIIALCGKPLYMSPYAKLMLHSVSGGTCGNASDLRRMATVMEELERNLAGMIAARCGMSTEDVLTKFFDEVDHWISAQEAVEMKLADGVYDMQDDGEPAPKTHEEIYQYFNNRLTNQPKNYQNMALIDQLKSIPSFSNINDEAAIVNKVRELANKATKVDALETANASYKQQLQLSEAKEQEAIIDQAISEGRITAEQKAHYVKLMAADRTTTEELLNSIKQMPKPRAASYINPDGTSSDSFTNKTWDELDKAGRLGDLKSQNKDLFAAKFKEKFGVDYRE
- a CDS encoding phage protein Gp36 family protein is translated as MNNFINIEDYDASIHREILDALLRKESPTYDPQIVEICEDRAVSEMRGYLNKIYDCNAIFSARGEDRHPLILMFALDIAIYHIFTQHNPYKIAKIRQDRYERAIEWLKGVMGGDVTIDGAPLMPEDKLKNNSRWQIQADGLRPTLL
- a CDS encoding DUF2586 domain-containing protein encodes the protein MLPRIRIRYMNGLLGTVGESPDGLFALVCSATAINDSFALERAYTIQSMDSLTALGITAANNARLYKHISDFYTEAENGTKLVIFGVDKAKSMTELCDRQTGAVKKLIVSQNGVLRGVFVARDNATKASATDGLDADVFTALAKAQQMAEWSTTDLYAPLFFILEGRGYTGTTLKDLSNETYNRVGVLLGDTEVDSQGACVGTLAGRLASLPVQRNIGRVKNGALKTTLLYVGKKKVEEDSEVISSIHDKGYITARKYVGRSGYFFADDRLACVETDDYAHLSNRRVIDKAYRIAYNTLLDMMLDELEINSDGTMQTGVITSWQQTVENAINRSMTAAGELSAGNNGEGCSCYIDPKQNVVATSKVEMTLKVRPFGYARYVDVNLGFQVTTV